From the Salmo trutta chromosome 30, fSalTru1.1, whole genome shotgun sequence genome, one window contains:
- the comta gene encoding catechol O-methyltransferase A, with product MLLSFLALCCGGAAVLYVLYSWLIPAAVQYNAWLALLWHDAIVERALNILTRSTRPQRLLRAVQKKAIKGDPQSVISTIDYFCRHSEWAMNVGDEKGAILDSVVCEVSPSTALELGTYCGYSTVRIARLLPPGTKLITLEFNPDYAAVARQIIEYSGLQDKICLVEGASGDLIPKMQELFGIKTFDFVFLDHWKDRYLPDTKLLEECQLLRKGSILLADNVICPGTPDYLEYVRNSPRYESKYFKSHLEYTKVEDGLEKSVFLG from the exons ATGTTGCTGTCTTTCCTGGCTTTGTGTTGTGGCGGAGCAGCTGTTCTgtatgtcctgtactcctggtTGATCCCTGCAGCTGTGCAGTACAATGCATGGTTGGCCCTGCTCTGGCACGACGCCATTGTAGAGAGGGCACTCAATATCCTCACCCGATCCACCCGACCCCAG CGTCTTCTGAGAGCAGTTCAGAAGAAGGCAATCAAAGGAGACCCTCAGAGTGTCATCTCTACTATCGATTACTTCTGCAGGCATTCTGAATGGGCCATGAATGTGGGAGATGAGAAAG GGGCCATCTTGGACTCTGTGGTGTGCGAGGTTAGTCCATCCACTGCCCTAGAGCTGGGTACGTACTGTGGTTATTCCACTGTTCGTATTGCCCGCCTGCTGCCCCCTGGCACCAAGCTCATTACCCTGGAGTTCAACCCAGACTATGCCGCTGTGGCTCGTCAGATCATTGAGTATTCTGGGCTCCAGGACAAG ATTTGTCTGGTGGAAGGAGCCTCAGGAGATCTAATCCCCAAGATGCAGGAGCTATTTGGGATTAAAACGTTTGATTTTGTCTTCTTGGACCACTGGAAAGACCGCTACCTGCCTGATACCAAACTTCTGGAG GAGTGTCAGCTGCTGAGGAAAGGATCCATACTGCTAGCAGACAATGTCATCTGTCCTGGAACCCCTGACTACTTGGAATATGTCAGAAACAGCCCCCGGTACGAGAGCAAATATTTCAAATCCCACCTGGAGTACACTAAAGTGGAGGATGGCCTGGAGAAATCTGTGTTCTTGGGATAA